A genomic window from Halodesulfurarchaeum sp. HSR-GB includes:
- a CDS encoding type II toxin-antitoxin system antitoxin SocA domain-containing protein, whose protein sequence is MNTRKMLPLALLYAHEEHQIDGRTRFQKLIFLMQMEGNLENLTPTDTYRFEPYDYGPFSSRLYDDLDAHIERGLIDDSKEKLDEEDDIVKYKYQLKPEGRDFVGEKISDGDIERIVQEAERIVREYGDIRLPDLIDIVYSKYPDYAENSVLR, encoded by the coding sequence ATGAACACCAGAAAGATGCTCCCGCTCGCGTTATTGTACGCTCATGAGGAGCATCAGATTGACGGGCGTACCCGATTCCAGAAGCTCATTTTCCTGATGCAGATGGAAGGGAATCTGGAAAACTTAACTCCCACCGACACATATCGGTTCGAACCATACGATTACGGGCCCTTCTCCAGTAGACTGTACGACGATTTAGATGCTCACATCGAGCGGGGTTTAATCGATGACTCGAAAGAGAAACTTGACGAAGAGGATGACATAGTCAAGTACAAGTATCAACTCAAGCCGGAGGGGCGGGATTTTGTCGGAGAAAAGATCTCTGACGGAGATATTGAACGGATAGTCCAAGAGGCAGAACGGATAGTACGGGAATACGGAGATATTCGGTTGCCAGATCTTATTGATATAGTTTACTCCAAATATCCAGATTATGCAGAGAACAGCGTCCTCAGATGA
- a CDS encoding TrmB family transcriptional regulator, with protein sequence MEQLGDELGRLGWGKYESTCYHALVKFGEMKASQVAARIDAQPAKVYQPLNSLHEQGYVKVRGENPKRYVAQNPRHVIEKERERFEAESDEILESLEEAWEVQIERGPDADDSAWVLSGQDGMNTELRNLIEDAEDSIIGFDTRLAWATRDVIEAIEEALENDIDVNIIGTPHSSDTLDRLEESGATTNIDDNHNRSSYYVVDEKRVLLNIGTQDATLSFEDSDVARIMVDDFQTYAHEEVEAQT encoded by the coding sequence ATGGAACAATTAGGCGATGAGTTGGGCCGCCTCGGATGGGGAAAGTATGAATCAACTTGTTACCATGCGCTCGTAAAGTTTGGAGAAATGAAGGCGAGTCAGGTAGCAGCTCGGATCGACGCTCAACCCGCAAAGGTGTATCAGCCGCTAAACAGTCTTCATGAACAGGGATACGTCAAGGTTCGAGGAGAGAATCCGAAGCGGTATGTCGCTCAGAATCCCCGTCACGTAATCGAAAAAGAACGGGAGCGGTTCGAGGCAGAGTCGGACGAAATTCTCGAAAGTCTCGAAGAAGCGTGGGAAGTACAGATCGAACGGGGGCCCGACGCCGATGACTCCGCGTGGGTACTGTCTGGACAGGATGGTATGAATACCGAATTGAGGAACCTGATCGAGGATGCCGAGGATTCCATCATCGGATTCGATACTCGATTAGCCTGGGCCACCCGCGACGTAATTGAAGCAATCGAAGAGGCTCTGGAGAACGATATCGATGTCAACATCATCGGGACACCGCACTCTTCAGACACATTAGACCGATTAGAAGAATCCGGCGCTACCACGAACATAGACGACAACCACAATCGTTCATCTTACTACGTTGTAGACGAAAAGCGAGTGCTCCTGAATATCGGCACACAGGACGCAACACTCTCATTTGAAGATTCAGACGTTGCAAGAATTATGGTGGATGACTTTCAAACATACGCGCACGAAGAAGTTGAGGCTCAAACATGA